In Poecilia reticulata strain Guanapo linkage group LG11, Guppy_female_1.0+MT, whole genome shotgun sequence, the genomic stretch tttttattttctctgagtAAGGAAAATCCATTCATGGCAAAGTTTTGCCTTTATCCTTTAatagttttctaaaaaaaaaaaaattataaaattgacCGAACTCTTAACTTTGAGGATGTAAAAGTTTGGAAATGCCTTACTTCTGCCTCTGGTTTTGAATAATCTCAGTTTTGAACTCTTTCTGTTCTTCTTATCGCTAGCCAGCAGCAAACAGCCCAAATGAACCCATTGCGCAcctttttgtgacaaaaaaagggTTAATTCAGCACTGACCTCATCCCGCCAGAGAAGATAGCAGCCGTCCAATGATATACACCTcactcccccccaccccccggtTACCCTTCCTGCTTTTTTAGATTACAGCTGGATGCTGGAGGAAGTGGCTGAGGTGATCTGTGTTTACAGTGTGCGGTTTTTAGCTGTTGTTTAACGCTTCACGCGCTGCATCTAGGTAAGGCCTGAGGAATGCGATGATGTCAGGGGTTGCCGTGCCCCTGTGCACGACTGCAGCGTGTCGTGTTCTCACCTGCACAAGTACGTACCTGCCTCTGGATCCAGCTGAAGATAGGAGGAGGAAACTGGGATTAAAGGAGTGACACTCGGAAGACGCTGGAAATCTTGAATAAATTGGGGCTTTGGTGCAGGCAAACCCCGAATACGCCACCTTTATTGGGGCAGTCTTGCGCAAAGATCGGATTTTAAGcataaaatgagaatattttgaATTTCAGACAGGTGTACATGGGTAGAtattcaaaattaagaaataaataaataaaaatggctgaaCTTTCGCTAGAACTATGGGGGtatggaggtggcagcatcagacagataatgaatggcctattttaatacttttttcatatataaggcgcaccgcattataaggcacatagaatagacgctacagttagggttgccacccgtcccgtattgaacctatacgggatgcgatttgttccgtactctacaaatgtggatgtgtaataataaagaagtggtcccccagtactttatatagtaggctgccccagtcattgtttcactcacggtgttggtgttgcgatactgtgcccaactgctttctgggtaacacaggcCAACCGACACGCTGTCACTGCAGTCCCTGTCTTTCTTCCCCCGCCCCCGCCGCCCCATGGTCACCCTTCTCTACACCATTAGTGTAGTCAGCATGTTCGTGgtgaacgtggtgctaaatgacctgcaaaCGACCTGATcatagacggtcggtaggtagataggtaagtcaaactttattaacaaaccagcgttctgacaactatcccagcatgcactgcatACTTCTTCTTTTAcaggcaaaaatgaagtcggcggctgcttaccatagttgcgAGACCTGTtttggctcaatattggtccatatataaggcgcaccggattatatggcgcactgtcggcttttgaggaaattgaaggtttttaggtgtgccttatagtgcggaaaatacagtatatgtGCAGCCGCCATATTGGAATGTAAACTTGGCCTTGTCTGGCAGCCTACAGCTTTCTGTGTGTGGATTTTGACTTTGCTGTTGTTCTGCTGGTCTCCTCAAACTAACACACAGTTCTAGACAAATGGTCATTTTGTAGATTTCCCAATTTAATGGTAATATATTTACTTTCCCTTTGGCTTCagaaaagtcttgtttttaattaagctcAAGCGCTCCTCTTTGCTGGGAACTCTGTTTATGGTGGCAAGCTGAACACGGTTCCTTATTTAGTCTTGTTCCCTATTggaattatttaaatctaaaatgtcaCTACTGTTAAATTCCtcgaaagataaaaaaaaaaaaaaaaaaaagatcagaatgTGGAAGGTTTGCTTTTATGTTTCTcgttaattaaaaacatttcagaggttttgaaaatatcaagcagaaattaaaatgatggGATACTTTCCACCTTCTAAATATCAttttttgccctttgtttttattcaactgtAGCATTCTGTACAGATGATAAAAATCTAAGCAGTCCACGATCGAAATGTTTGAAGACATCTAAATATTAGAACGCTtccagtttgacttttttttttttttttttagtaagaTTCCCTGTAGGTGGCGCCtcctgaaaacaaatttaaccaTTTAGTCCCAGGCTCGGTTGCCAGGTCGTTTCCCATCCCACCTTGTGGAGGTGTGACACAGGAAGGCGTACATGTGAGACTGTGCGCTGCTCACCATACTTCCTGAATGACCTGTAAGGGTGGAGCAGCAGGGCAATTACTGGACTGGCATCTCCAACTGGAATCTGCAgacctccttttttttccacccaacacacacacacacattcacacacaggtCCCCATGCGCACACCAGTCCCACACATTAGCCTTTCGGAAGTCGCAGGGCCATAGAGCCCCTGAAAAACCTCTAGGAAGTGTAATTACAGAGAAGTACAACTCCAGCTCCCCCTCCTCCCTTCAGTTCCCCTCCTGTTCTCCAGCTCCTTCTCTCTTCTCCCTCCGTCCGGTTGCCTGCTGCTCTGGAAACACGTTAAAAGGCTCTCTGGGGCTTAATTAGCGGGCTACACAACAAGCAGTGCATTCTTGGCCTGGTTTGAACACATGCGAAGGTAAAGGCCCATGTGCACAGACCGTGACACAATTATCACGCACTAATGGTGGTGATcaccagggggcagcagtgTTCCACTGATACTAACTAGTTGGATCCTGGTGttgggggaggtgggggggcaTCTGTGGCTGGGATTTAAAGCTACATTTAGATTCTGATACATGCATTATATATGTGATATAAAAGCACAGACAAGCTGAAAGTGATGTTTTAAGAGTTGGGAAACTGAAGggatttttcaaatttaaaaactctTGATCGTCCAGCGTCAGGATCAGgagttttttgggttttttttacttcctgtcttGTTAGGTGAGTGGAAGTCATAAATTTGGTGAACATTTACTGCTGCTGCACCTGGTTCACTCCTTTACCACCATCCCCTCTTTCTCCACACACATGCATAAACGCTTCATCCAGGACCCTCAGTACCTTGGGCATCCGAAATGATTAAAATCTTCTTTCTTGCCCACTGTTTTGTCCAgtaatcccccccccccagtaCTTTATTGCTCCTGGTACTTTGAAAACTGAATCTCTGACGAAACGGTTTGGTTAATCATGTTAGACAGATTTATTTAGTAATTAGATtagaagcaaaaacatttatctgaaaAAGTTTTCATGGAAACATCCGGAGGCACCAGGAAGCCTTTTAGTCATTATCTGTAAAGGGCATGGTTTATCTTAAATTATAGTTTAGACTTCAAAAGATATCATTCAGTGGCAATTttgtgttaaatatattttttttcccctcgcaAATGTCCACCAGAAGTATAAATGTAGCTTGGTAATGATGAATGAATTTACAGTagaatttcagacatttttttttgtaaaccacactgatgaaaaacaaaaactggcaATTTTTGCTCTGCACATATTTGGGTGAGTGACATCACAAGAGGTATATTTATGGAGCAGATAAGCTATCGTTGGTAACTctgctgcattttgtgtttttgttacacAAAATACAAGTAAACTCTCTTCAAAAACCCTCTGCCCAAACTTTAATTAAACTTAAGATGtcctttctttaatttttagaaaaaaaaatttttgactccgttttctcttttttttacagtgattgTAATGCTTTTAagatgttcttttctttttttcttttttacaactGTTATGAAAtcttataaattaattttattggtaatgtttttttttaatatatatatagttttgtAGTTTGACATTCTGTTCCccatttttactattttacttatttttctttatgtattttcaattttcctttttgacTTTATCGAGAATGCTGgttaggaaaaaaatctgattgatttgaatacatttgattaaaaaacatgaaaattcagaggggaggggaaaaaaacccatacAGATTCATATCGTCATTCTCAAGGAACTGGGATCACACGATGTCATCAGAGGCATGTGCACATAAAAGCCTTTTGGAGagtatgttttaataaaattttaaaacaaaatagcaaatcAAATCACAGAACTAATCACGGTTTGCTTTTCTCTATGTGATATACTATGTCCCAAGTAAGTTTGCATAATTTCACAGAGAAGTCTGGTGAGCTTCTCTTGGTGACAACGTCTCATGTTTGGCACTATACGTCTGGTTGTTGCCTGCTCACGAGTGTGCAGATTACTCTGGTGTTGAGCAGCGGCTAAGATGGCTAAAGCTCGGCCATAAAATACTTTCGAGAGACCACCTCTGTGGACCACCTCCCTTTTTTAAGAGTGTACAAACGTCTTTGTGTTCGCAAATCCATAAGCTGCTCCTTTCGTCTCCCCTGGCTTTGCTCCTTTTTGGGGAGTTGcggtttgttgttgttgtgcagCGGAAACAGCAGAAGGGTGTGCGTCTTTCTTAGCTCTGTTGTTTGCTGGTCCTCTTTGGTGTTCTCCTGCATTGTGGGaagtctgcatttttttaattatgaggTGTGAAAGCCTGAAAACCAAATGGGTGTGAAGGCCAGCACACAGAGCGGTGGGATTAGTTGGAAGGAGCGTCCAGGCGTTCTCAGATTTAGATTGCGATACATCTGCAAGCCATTAGATATGCAGCTAGAAAACACTCCTAAAGTGCTGCACAAAAGTGTTGATACtcgtttaggttttttttttttttccagtttatgtTACGACATGAAAATCACTGTACTTTagtggaattttatgtgattggCGGTgaaacaaagtagtgcataattgtgaccTGGAAAGAAAGTGAAAAGTGGTTTGGACTTTTGCTGTGAATTggcactatataaataaaccaaattgaatttttaatgtatgtatgtatgtatatatatatatatcccaactaaatctgaaaagtgtggtgttcatttgtattcagcctgtCTAAGTCAAGCTACACACATGTTGAGACAGATATTTTTTGCGGTTTCACATTACAAAATGGCTTTCACTCTCTCTGATAGCTACAAACGATCCCTTTTATGTgattctgaactttgactggaccattttaaCATAGCCGTATGCTTGATCTACATTACTGCATTGTTCCTCTAGTTGTGCTTAGAGTCTCTGCACTGCTCTCTTTATATAACCATCTCTTACCAACTTCCTTCTCCCCACAGCATGGTAGTCCCGTCTCCATGCTTTGCTGTGCAGGTGTTGTTTGTTCGATAATATTGTcaatggacttttttttcccggtgcatatatatatttgccacttatttttgaatttgatttttatctaaaaaaaatcttgataacCATGTGTAGCTTTCTTTCAATTTTCAAGTGTGCATTTCTTTATGTTGGCCTACCGCATAAAATCATAGTTAAAACATTAACTAGAGGGTGTAACATGGCAACACATGTACACTTTTGCAAATGCCTTGTTGGCTGTAAATAGTTAAACTCAcctaattgttttaaacttggCTCCGGTTTTGAACGTTCCCCCGCTGAACACTTGATGGCACTGGCAGTTCACAGTTGCAAGCCACCAGCAGTGAGGTCCTGCACACACGCTCCTGTTTTCCAAGGATCAGGAGGCTGGACTTTGAAGTTAACAGTGCCAGCCTCAGGCACAGGAAGTTGCCTACTGTTGTGTTACTGACTTAGCAAGTCCGttggggaggaggagagggtaaaaaaaaaaaaaagccggaGCACGTTTGTTGACTAATACACCACACATTCATCAATGACTCCTAGCAGTCGCTCCGACTTTCCTCTTTGTCATATTTTGGCAGCCAGTGTATCTCTTGAGAGGGAGAGGGGGGAAGACattgcttttaaataaagagtATTGATTCACTGTCTAATGAAAGTACATGACATTAATGTATCATAGTTGTACATTAATACAGTGAAGCCTTTGTGGGAAACCTCCAGTGATCTACAGAGCGTGCCTGGGAGGGAGAATTAATTGATGACACAGTGTTCCTCCGGGAGCAGAGGCGATTAATCCAATCTGTCCTTTTTCTGCCGCAGACACAGATCCGCGGGTTCTGGAGAAGCAGGAGCAACAGCAGCCCACCTACCTGGCCCTAAGCTACATCAACAGGTACGCACAGTCAATTACTCAAGCGCGCATCTAAAGAGGGCAGCATCGCTCCACTGTGAGAAATCGGCACTCATGCGTGCACTCATGTGACTTGGGAGATCTCGGATGAGTTATGTCTTCCCATAGCACTGACTCATCCACAAAACGAGTGCACAAAACCGCACGAGATAATCACTCTTGGCTCCCCAAGCTGCCAGAGGCAGCATTTCAggctgcttgtgtttgtgtgttttttttgtttttcttaattgtttttttttgtttgttttttgtgtgtgtgtgtgtggtgaaccAAACTGTCACATCACACTTAATTCCCCATCAAATTACTACAAGATGCAACTCTGAGTAGATTGTGATAAGACAAAGGAGCGCGGACGAGGGAGGTTTGTTTTCAGTCATAATTGCTCCAGCGGTGAGATCGTAAATGTCATCCGTATTTATTGTCTGTGGTGTCAGGACAGCTCATTCAGTggctcagttttgttttatggcAAAATATGTGGTTGTCTCAAGGTAAAAGCAGAAAGGGAGATGAGATAAAGGCCTCCAAGCTGTTGCTGTTGTagcagatggaaagaaaaaaaagtaaatcaaagCGTACAAACAGCTGGAATATGGAGGAATTTGTTATTCGTATTTGGACGTCATGTACGTGTTCCCACCAAAGGGTTGCTGGGGGCAGGGAAGACAACAGACTAACAAACCCGCCCACCTCTGCCATCTGCACGTGCGCGGTTAATAATAGTCGCCCCACAGTTGCAAACCTagtaactttttatttgctATACTTTGCATAAAAGTTATTGATAAGGCCAAAATGAGAATCAGCAAGtcaggcttttttaaaaatcagtgatGGGTCAGAAAATTGCAATCGGTCCACTAGTTCTTTCAACTATACAAATCACTAAATTGGTTGTTCAAAGTAtcaattaacacaaaaaatatatacaacagTTATTGAAGAAGTACCCGAACAGGTTTTTCTACTTATTGGACATAGGATTCCtatgggggggggaaaaaacgtgAAAAATTTCTGTATTCATCTTATATGTACTGTATTTACACCTCTCttaatttctatatttatttttcatctttttatctttatcaACACTCTTTCTCTAACTATCTTGTATTTTCTTACGAAACTCAGTCTTGTACAGTTAAGAGGAATATTTCCCTTCCGACAGCCAAACCATGTCAAAAGTGTTTTATTCGGTGATTGACTGGATATTTGCTGCGTGTTAGGGCATGAAGCACTTGGCCTATTTTGTATACTGGGACCTACGCCATTATGTACCTGGCGGAGAGTTACGTCTGCTGCCACGTGCAGGTTAGTAAAGGCTAGCCTACGTGCGCCTCTAAAAGTTAGCCTTGAGCCGTGCAAGCAGAGTGGGCCGTTATATTTGACCCGCACGTTGGTGCGGTGTTCTCCGAAAATTAACCCGCATAGAGGGATCATGTAAATACCGGTAGGGGCGAATCCGCTTCCAAGTGACGTACGCCACAACTCGACAGCGCGCGAGACCACCGCGTAGGTACGCGTGGCTTCGTTTGCGCTCATGAGTGTGATTCTTTTACATTATTGACTCGTATTCAAAGAAATTTTAtgtgagaaacaaataataagaaacgtaaatgcaattaaagtaaaacatatctTTCATAAATTGTGGCATTTTACAGCACTCAccaaaagtttagaaaaatccGACGTTTAATTTGCGTTCAGTGATTAAAATTTTTGTGCCTTGAGAAAAATATGCGGTTTGTATTATTGTTCTGCTGAAAGGCCTAACGATGACCCATTTTAAGTTATCTGGCACAATTGtggaacatttgaaataaaactttgaactTCACCTCATAAAGCATGAGGTGCTTTTACATATTATGATTTGGTTTATCCTACATCCACCTGGAGCTTGTTGTTGCTGAAAATCTCCTGAAATGTTGTCATCTGACCAGAGTGCATGATTacagttcaaattaaaagcatatGAATACTCTGATCAACTTAAAAAGTAAGACATAAATAGCAAAGAGGTTTCTGTAGGAACTGCTATGGATGTCAGTGTGGTTCTCGTAGTCTTATTTAAAACGACGCTTGTtttaaatgctcttttttttcttccaccaacTCAAAAAGGGACTAAATTAAAAGCTGAAAGTTCTAAACCTTTCAGAAAACCTATAAACGCATCCATCGGAAACTTGCATAATACTTTAACTTAAAATCCACTGCCCCCAGCTGGGAGTAAACATATCTTTAGTGTCTATAAGAAATGATCGGGAACAGATAGCAATGGTTTTACAACTTAACTATATGCTCATACGATAATTCATCATTGATTTACGTGGACTCAGGGTATTTCTGTCTCAAAACACATGTACATGGATAGTGCATTAACCTGGCAGTGATCTTACTCAACGTGAAACCGATGAGGccattttgaatgaaaaacaaggTCATGTAGCTGTTTGTTATGCTATGTCTTTAGATATGCCTATTATAAAAGCATTTATGTACATTGGTCAGCCACACCCGTCGTGGCATTTTGTTGGGACTTTAAACCTACATAGTGTAGTTCATAAATGCGTGTTACatagtttgaataatttttttccccttgaatTATAAAGTCACGAGGGAGCTTCTTTCGTTCCACTTCACAACAATGCTCTACTTTATGTTGATCTGTAGCATAAAGTCCAAAGAAATACATGGAATTGTGTGACTGTACcagatgaaaatataaaaaagttgtCGCTATGCACATACAGTCGTGTTAGGTAAATTAGAATGTACGTCCCATTGAGTCCcgtgtcagattaaaagtaccctTTGAAAATgacaacctttaagcaggtattaaacatacttttcatgaagcccaggtttttgtttttaaaaagtttattttttggtctgctctaatgtcatgttttcattaactgttAGCAGAAAATCATTATCACTTGTTGATAAATCtacttttcaataaaactcagattttctgAACAGATCTGTATTTGTGGGAATGCATAAACGTTTCACAATGTGGAGGTTGCGAGTTTGCAGATTTtcaagaataagaaaaaaaacccagtggTTTCATGAACCTTTGTGTGTCCTCAGGTTCATGACGGACGCAGCACGCCGCGAGCAGGAGACCATGAAGAAGAAGGCCACGCCCAAGCTGTCCCTGTCGATCACAGGCGGCATGTCCCGGAACAGCACGGCCACGCCGCCACGCCACACCAGCGGCAACCTGACCCCTCCCGTCACGCCCCCCATCACCCCGTCCTCCTCGTTCCGCAGCAGCACGCCTACAGGTACGGCATGGCACGGAGCGGAAGGACGGAACCGGTTGCTCGCGATGACGACGGACTGAGGCACGCAAAATCGTCCTTTGGGCAATTCACACTCAGACTTCTGGTTACGCTATAGGGAGCTCGTAACGCCAGAGGAATGCGGCTCAACCAACGACGCCGCATTAGTCAGAAAGCAGAGCTTTTGCAATGCGTGATGACCTTTAATCATTGCAGCTTAAAGAAATGATTTGCCGTCATTAAAAGCAGCCAGATTGAAACTCTGGAGCAGGAGAAGTCTGCGGTCAGGGTGGAAAGAGGAAAAGCCAACCGCTATCTGCTGCAGAGGTGTGCGTGTTGTTTGTGAGCCGGCTTTAGTGGCTCCTGCAGCGAGCGAAGCAGTCAACACTTTGCTAATTACACAGCAGCTGGCCTGCTCTGCGTTCGCATCGGGGCTGAGTGTTGCACAGCCCAGGAGCAGATGTCTAATTCCAGGCCGAGCGGGTCCAAGCGCAGTGTTAGGTCTGCGATTACACACCGACACGCACGAACCCACACCCTCTTTCAACATGTGCCAAGGTGCCATCCACTTCCTCATGCTGAGGTGCAGCATTTCCTGTtccatggtggtggtggtggggggaggTTCTCTGGGTCTGTATGTTTGTGTGCCTGGATGGTTCAGGTATTCAGATGcatctgcgtgtgtgtgtgtgtgtgagtgtgtgtgtgtgtgagtgagtgagtgcgTGCGTGCAAATGGAATGCTGTGCACCGAGTAAAGCGTTTTTTTCCAAGCTGAGCAGTAGGGGATCCCTCCCACTTAATGATCCCTTTTTCTGTGCCATTCTCTGCATTTTACCTCACAGGCACTCACACCCAGACaccacatttgtttttcctaGTTGTGAGCAAAAGTAACATCTGAACGCAGAGTATTGCTAAGAAAGAAACACACGCATTTAGGATGCCTTAAATGcgtgtaaaaaaacaaagcaaatgcaaattcttgattttttatttcttttgttgtactaaaatttttgaaaaccacTTTCTGTCTTGCTACAGTATTTATTCCCCTCGCACTTTTCTAAAATTTCCCCCCTTGACAATAAATCTGATTCTGTTTTTTGACAAGGTTCTGTCAGATCACAGATCCTCACCTACCGAgtctgattttggccgatagcgactttttctttttgtctgaaacGTCGCTAAGTACAGTGAcaaaagttgctaagttggcaacagtggggtgacttaGCTGACTGGTAGCAACTGGGGTGATTTACAGACCTTTGCAGAGGAAGATGAGCTCGCTTTTTGATGAAAGTGTCGGCCGATCGGAGATTTcccaaaaataagaaaatgggGGCTGTTGATTTTATTAGGACTTTTTGCGATGGGCCAACACAAAGCTGAGCGTGAATGTACAATGGATGAaggatgaaggaaaaacaaaaaattctacaaaaaacaaaatcttgaacaaattaaaatatgaatagtgTGGCAGGCTTTTTAATCCACTCTCCCTGAATGAATACTTTGTACAACTGTGTTACGTGCAACAACCAAGTGACGAGACTAAAATTTATGCTAAATATTTCTCCGTCTCTCTCAGAATGAATTGTTTGTAATAATGACTTTTCGCGTCTTGCCATAGGTTCTTAACTTGACTTCGACTAGGCCATTCTGACACAGAAATATGCTTTGGCTTAAACCATTTTCTTGCAGCTTCCTGTGTTCTGCTCCATTTGCCTTTCCACCAGCTTCAACCAACTTCCTCGTTGCATACCCACAGCGTGATGCTATCACCCACAATTAGTCACCATGGGGAAAGTTTTGGCTTTATTTGACCAGAGTACCTCCCTTCCATGGTTTGTGGCCAGCTTTACGGCTTTCTttcaaaaattacttttgtctttttgggtTGGAAATTCACCTTCATGAAGGAAAAATTAGGAAAAATGCCCTAAATGCTGAAACGGTAATTAAAAATCTCCCAAATCATGACGCTACCACCAGTGCCATGGAGTTTGAATTATGTTAGTTTCCCATCAGACAATAACATTTGACGCGTTGGAAAGCAGCTTACGCTGGATTTCATTTGTGCTTGACAGGGTAAAAGGGGCTCAGTACAGATTCTCTCCTCCAACATtaacccccccccacacccctcTACTCAGGCTTGTGCTTGCAACATGACTAAATGTGAGAACTTCAGCGAAACCAACGCATCGTGTTCCAGCTGTGTGatgacaaatgtttttcttgttcccCGGTGGCTCCAGGCAGCGAGTATGACGAAGAGGAGGTAGACTACGAGGAGTCGGACAGCGACGAGTCGTGGACCACAGAAAGCGCTATCAGCTCCGAGTCCATTCTGAGCTCCATGTGCATGAACGGGGGAGAGGAGAAGCCGTTCGCCTGCCCCGTCCCCGGGTGTAAAAAGAGATACAAGGTGAGGTTAGATTCACAAGTTGGGCCCCCGCCATAGGACATGAGTTCTCTGCCGCGATTGCATCTAcactgctgcttttgtttggGTATCACATGTCGGGACAGATCGCTTGGAAAGAACCCAGCATAAATCCAGGCTGTCCTGATTGGAATCAGCGATAAATATATGATGGTGCATTTGCTTTGGTTGATATTTATCTCAGCTCGTAACAAGAGCCCTCATTCAGCCTGCTGTCCCGGCGTCTAAATTAATAGACAGTGTTGGATATTACTCTTTTGTGCCCCATTAAGAGGGGGGGTGGAGGCAATGTGGGAAAAATCCTTATCTGGGTACTGAAATGGCCCTCTAGAGCTAATCGGCGTTACCTCACTGCCACTAAGCTAGAAGAAATGagtttaacatgttttctccttctaattaaatattttttggctGATTTTGGGAACATTTCCATGGTGATAAAGCAACACTGGGAGGAAATTAGTTGTCAGGCAGTTAAATTTATTTGCTCTGTTATTTGAGGACAAGTCGGTGGGAATTCTCCTTCCATTTGGATCTCTGAGAGGAGACATGCTGGGTATGAGTCAAAAGAGTTTGTAatagcaacacattttttttttattttataaggaTATTAATGTAATGCATCTACACAGCAAAGTGTGttattgtgaagtgaaaggtaAATACAGCAAGGCGGGGGGGCAATCAGACATTTTCTTCACTCAAACTCACTTAGGGGTTATTGAGTTAAGGAGGAAGAGACAGCAGATCGGGTCTAGAAAAAAACCCAAGCCGATCCCATCTGCGTTATGTCCGAGCCCGAGCCAACAGggcatattattttaattaagattttattgttgtttccaGACCACCATTTGAGTAAGCACTGAACAACAGCAGTAAACATCTTCCAGTTCCGTTTTGTCACTTGTTGTAACCGCATGGTGAGTCAAGTACAAATCATCTGTGACGATGTGTGATTGATGGGAGCAGAGCAGAGTGAGGCGAGGCTGCGTGCGCATTTATTGTGCGCTGCACTTGTTACCGTCTAATGAACCTCAACACCttactttctttatttcctcaACAGTGCGAGGTGTCCACTCCTCTATTTAAACTATAATA encodes the following:
- the LOC103472509 gene encoding juxtaposed with another zinc finger protein 1, with protein sequence MTGIAAASFFSNSCRFGGCGLQFESLAELIVHIEDNHIDTDPRVLEKQEQQQPTYLALSYINRFMTDAARREQETMKKKATPKLSLSITGGMSRNSTATPPRHTSGNLTPPVTPPITPSSSFRSSTPTGSEYDEEEVDYEESDSDESWTTESAISSESILSSMCMNGGEEKPFACPVPGCKKRYKNVNGIKYHAKNGHRTQIRVRKPFKCRCGKSYKTSQGLRHHTINFHPPVSTEILRKIQG